Proteins encoded together in one Quercus lobata isolate SW786 chromosome 3, ValleyOak3.0 Primary Assembly, whole genome shotgun sequence window:
- the LOC115981651 gene encoding G-type lectin S-receptor-like serine/threonine-protein kinase At5g24080, protein MSTTTILLLSFLFSILLSNLPPSSAQQQPLTLSSFNSSTSPWLPTQNRILLSPNSVFAAGFKAIPTSQNHYTFSIWYHDLSINEIVWSTNENTPFNASAPLFITTSGNLTLNDISGHNVWPSSASGNPNSTSLSINNDGNLIFSTWQSFNFPTDTILPTQNISGTQIISKNGKYSFSNSTRLVLISSTDSYWVAGKAFQSLDKFGRMAQDSAGAFITSDFGATRYRRLKLDNDGNLKIYSFDTDLGQWIIVWKAVQESCTIFGTCGPNAICISDGSNSSTSCVCPPGFKPNRTAIEGCEIKIPMTNPENTKFLQLDYVNYTSGPSQTKRIDANNFTFCQASCKREPNCRGFGFKYDGKGYCALQLEKLVYGYWSPGTETAMFLRVDSSEKDVSNFSGMTQLLETTCPVKISLPLPPEESNTTTRNIAIVCTLFAAELISGVIFFWGFLKRYIKYREMAQTLSLELLPAGGPKRFTYAELKAATGDFSNLIGRGGFGDVYKGELTDHRVVAVKVLKHVTGGDAEFWAEVTIIARMHHLNLVRLWGFCAEKGKRILVYEYVPNGSLDKYIFSQGKVKISESESEMVISPPPTPVLDWNIRYRIGLGVARAIAYLHEECLEWVLHCDIKPENILLGGDFCPKISDFGLAKLRKKEERVSMSRIRGTRGYMAPEWVGGDPITSKADVYSFGMVLLELVTGTRNFEMQGSVMESEDWYFPRWAFDKVFKEFRVEDILDSQIKHSYDNRAHFNLVDRMVKTAMWCLQDQPETRPSMGKVAKMLEGTVEITEPNKPTIFFLGDE, encoded by the coding sequence CCTCTCCTTCCTCTTCTCCATCCTCCTCTCAAACCTTCCACCATCCTCAGCCCAACAACAACCGCTCACTCTCTCCTCCTTCAACAGCTCAACCTCCCCATGGCTCCCAACCCAGAACCGAATCCTTCTCTCTCCCAACTCAGTCTTCGCCGCCGGTTTCAAAGCAATTCCCACTTCCCAAAACCACTACACCTTCTCAATTTGGTACCACGACCTCTCAATAAACGAGATCGTCTGGTCAACCAATGAAAATACTCCATTCAACGCCTCAGCCCCCCTATTCATCACCACCTCTGGCAATCTTACTCTCAATGACATCTCTGGCCACAACGTTTGGCCTTCGAGTGCCTCAGGAAATCCAAACTCCACCAGTCTCAGCATAAACAACGATGGTAATCTCATTTTCTCAACCTGGCAAAGTTTCAACTTTCCAACAGATACTATTTTGCCTACCCAGAACATAAGTGGTACACAAATCATTTCCAAGAATGGTAAGTACAGTTTCTCGAACTCCACGAGATTGGTTTTGATTAGTTCCACCGACAGTTACTGGGTTGCAGGAAAAGCTTTCCAATCGCTCGACAAGTTCGGTAGAATGGCACAAGACAGTGCAGGTGCTTTCATTACATCAGATTTTGGTGCCACCCGGTATCGAAGATTGAAGCTTGACAACGATGGTAATCTCAAAATTTACAGTTTCGATACAGATCTTGGTCAGTGGATCATCGTTTGGAAAGCAGTCCAAGAATCCTGTACAATTTTCGGCACATGTGGGCCTAATGCTATCTGTATCAGCGATGGCTCAAATTCCAGTACCAGTTGTGTATGCCCACCTGGGTTCAAGCCAAATAGAACCGCAATAGAAGGATGTGAAATCAAAATTCCGATGACAAATCCGGAAAATACCAAATTTCTTCAGCTTGATTACGTCAATTATACCAGCGGGCCAAGTCAGACCAAACGGATTGATGCTAATAATTTCACGTTTTGTCAAGCTAGCTGCAAAAGAGAACCGAATTGTCGAGGGTTTGGATTCAAGTATGATGGAAAAGGCTATTGTGCTCTTCAGCTTGAAAAACTAGTATATGGGTACTGGTCACCAGGCACTGAGACTGCAATGTTTTTGCGTGTGGACAGTTCAGAGAAAGATGTATCAAACTTCAGCGGCATGACACAGTTGTTGGAAACTACATGCCCTGTTAAGATAAGCCTGCCTTTACCGCCAGAAGAATCCAACACTACAACCAGAAACATAGCGATAGTGTGTACCCTCTTCGCTGCTGAGCTGATTTCAGGTGTGATTTTCTTTTGGGGTTTTCTAAAGAGGTACATAAAGTACAGAGAAATGGCTCAGACTCTTAGCCTTGAGTTGCTTCCAGCAGGTGGACCTAAAAGATTCACATACGCTGAGCTCAAAGCTGCCACTGGTGACTTCTCGAACTTAATTGGTAGAGGAGGATTCGGCGATGTCTATAAAGGCGAGTTGACTGATCATCGTGTTGTTGCGGTTAAGGTGTTGAAACATGTTACAGGTGGTGATGCTGAGTTCTGGGCTGAGGTTACAATTATTGCAAGGATGCACCATCTCAACTTGGTGAGGCTATGGGGTTTTTGTGCTGAGAAAGGTAAAAGAATACTTGTCTATGAGTATGTCCCTAATGGATCACTTGACAAGTACATATTCAGTCAGGGTAAGGTTAAAATTTCAGAGTCAGAGAGCGAGATGGTAATTAGTCCTCCTCCAACCCCAGTACTTGATTGGAATATCCGGTACAGGATTGGGCTTGGTGTGGCAAGAGCAATTGCGTATTTACATGAGGAGTGCTTGGAGTGGGTTTTACATTGTGATATTAAGCCCGAAAATATATTATTGGGGGGTGATTTTTGTCCCAAGATATCAGATTTTGGGTTGGCAAAGTTGAGGAAAAAGGAGGAGAGAGTGAGCATGTCTCGGATTCGGGGAACCCGTGGATACATGGCTCCAGAATGGGTTGGAGGAGATCCGATCACTTCAAAGGCCGACGTGTACAGTTTCGGGATGGTGTTGTTGGAACTTGTGACTGGGACAAGGAATTTTGAAATGCAGGGGTCTGTGATGGAGAGTGAGGATTGGTATTTTCCAAGGTGGGCATTTGATAAGGTGTTCAAGGAGTTTAGGGTGGAGGACATATTGGACAGTCAGATTAAGCATAGTTATGATAATCGGGCACATTTTAATTTGGTAGATCGTATGGTGAAGACGGCAATGTGGTGCCTTCAAGATCAACCGGAGACGAGGCCATCAATGGGGAAGGTTGCTAAGATGTTGGAAGGGACGGTGGAGATCACAGAACCAAATAAGCCCACCATATTCTTCCTAGGAGACGAGTAG